The DNA sequence GAACGTCCTGCGCCGACGTCGGCCGCCAAGTCGGCCCGGGTGCGGGAACAGGCCGTGCCGGCCCGCACCGGGCACGGCATCCGCGGGGGAAGATGCGATGCGCGCGCCGCGCCTGTCCATCATCGTGCTGTCCTATAACCGGATCGAGGCGATGCGCGATTGCCTCGCCAGCATCCGCGCGCTCGATTATCCCGACGTCGAGGTGGTGGTGGTCGACAACGCCAGCACCAACGAAGCCCCCGAGATGATCGCCCGCGAATTCCCGGAGGTGCGGCTCTATCGCGCCGAACGCAATCTGGGCATCTGCGAGGGCCGCAACGCGGCCGTGCGGCTGACCACCGGCGAGTATCTGTGGGTGCTGGACAACGACATCACCATCGTCGACCCGCAGGCCGCGCGCCAGCTGGTCGCGCTGCTGGAGGCGGACCCGAGCCTGGGCGTGATCGGCGGCGAGGCGGCGCTGGACGCCCGCGGCCGCGTGGTCGGCACCAAGGACCTGCGCATGACGGTGAACGGCATGGTGCGCGGCCGCATGCTGCTCGACCGGCCGGCCTGGGCGCTCGCGCGCACCAACATGCTCGAAGGCTGCAACATGTTCATGCGCCGGGCGCTGTTCGTCGAACTCGGCGGCTTCGACCCCGGCTGCCTGTTCCACTGGGACGACAACGACTTCTGCTATCGGGTGGAGCGGCGCGGCCTCAAGGTCGCCGTCGTCGGCCGCTCGCCGGTGGTCCACCACTATGTCGGCGCGGCGCGCAAGCTGATGCCGTGGCGCAACGGCCGCAGCCGCATGTACTTCGTGCTGAAGAACTATCCCTGGTGGCAGATCGCCGCGCTGCCGCTGCTCGACCTCGCCTTCCTGTTCAATCCGCTGAACCCGGTGCGCTTCGTCGACAAGGCGCGCCGGCTGGCCTTCGGCGGCAAGAGCGGCGTGGTCACGCTCGACGCCGACGCCGAGGCCCCGCGCGGCCGGCCCGACTGGGCCGGCGCCGCCCGCCGCGCGCTGGCCTATGCCGAGACGATCCTCGCCGGCTATGTCTACCTGCTGCCGACCGCGCGCGCGGCCTTCGCCGCCCGGCGTTCCCCGCCGGACAGCCTGGCCGCCACCGACATGTCCGCGCTGCACGCGCCCGCGCCGCGGCCGGACATCGACGACGGCGCGATGGGCTGGCCCAAGGTCGTCAACGGCTAGCCCGAACCTGCCGGGGCAGTTAGCCTCCGGCCCGCAACAAGGAGTGTGATCGAGATGGCCCCCGCACCCGCGCTCGATATCGCCGCGATCCCGTCCCCGGTGCTGATCACCGGCGGCGCCGGCTTCATCGGCCGCTACCTGGCCGAGGCGCTTGCCCGGGCCGGCAAGGCGGTGACCGTGCTCGACGACCTCAGCTGCAAGAACTCCACCTTCGACTGCCCGCAGATCCGCCGCGCCCAGGCCCGCTGCGTCGAGGGCTCGGTGTTCGACGAGGCGCTGATGGCGGCCGAGGTGGCGGCGCACCGCACCGTCGTCCATTTCGCCAGCGTGGTCGGCGTCGAGGAGACCATCAGCCGGCCGTTCGACACCATCGACAACCTGCGCGGCACCATGCACCTGGCGCGGCTGCTGACCGCCGACCACGTCGCGCTGTTCGCCTCGTCGGCCGACGTCTATGCGCTGCATTCGCACATGTACGACCGGCCGATGCGGGAGGACGACCTGATCGTGCTGGAGCGCCCGGAGGTGAACCGCTGGGTCTATGCCCACGTCAAGGCGCTGGAGGAGAACCTGATCGCCAATGCGGCGGCGCGCAGCGTGGTGATCCGCGTGTTCAACACCTACGGCCCGATGATGGACTATCCGGCGGCGAAGCGGGTGATTCCCCACTTCATGGCCAACATCATGGCCGGCGAGCCGATGCGGCTGAGCGGCGACGGCAGCCAGCAGCGCAGCTTCTGCTATGTCGAGGATACGGTCGGCGGGATGATGCTGGCGCTGGCCGAGGCGGCGCAGGCCGCGCCGGATGCGGCGAAGCCGTTCGCCGCCTGCTACAACCTCGGCGCCTCGCAGCCGATGTCGATGCGCGCGCTGGCGGAATACATGAACGCGGCGGCGGTGCGCCTCGGCCTGATCGAGGCGCCGCTGCCGATCGAGGCCGACGCCTTCACCTATTCGCAGAAATTCGACGACAGCTGGCACCGCGTCCCCGACATCGGCCGCGCGCGCGAGCGGCTGGGCTTCGCGCCGACCACCGCGTTCGACGTCGGCATGGAGCGCACGCTGGCCTACTACCGCGACCTGGCCCGCAGCCAGGCGCAGGCGGCGGCCTGAGCCCGCCGCCCGTGGCGCCGCGCCCGGATCGCAGACACGACCGCACCCATGACCGGTGAGGCCAGCCCGTTCGCCGATCACGGCGACGACCGCTATTTCACCCAGGCCGGCTATCGCGCCATCCTGACCGCGGCGCGCGCGGGCGGCTATCGGCTGCTGTCGTTCCGCGACTTCGCCCCGGCCGGGGCCGCCGCCGCCGAGGACGACGATGCCGGGCCGGTGCTGCTGCTGCGCCACGACCTCGACCACGACCTGTGGTCGGCGGTGACGCTGGCCGGGATCGAGGCGGAGGAAGCCGCGACCGCCACCTATTTCGTGCAGACCTGCTGCCCGTTCTACAATTTGCTGGCGCCTGCCGGGCGGGCGGCGATCCGCGCGATCACCGAGGCCGGGCACGAGATCGGCCTGCACTACGAGGCCGCCCGCTATGCCGGCCCCGGCGGCGACGCGGCGCTGGCGGCGGACATCCGGCTGCTGCAGGACCTCAGCGGCCAGCCGGTCACTGCGGCGGCCCAGCACATCCCGATCGACGGCGGGCAGGTCGACCTGTCGGCCCGCATCGCCAACGACGCCTATGCGCCCCGCTTCACCACCGGCCGCGTCAGCTACATCAGCGACTCGCTGATGCACTGGCGCCAGGCCACGCCGCACGACCTGATCGCGGCGGGCCGCGCGTTCCAGCTGCTGACCCATCCGGAATGCTGGACCGCCGACCACCGCTCGATGCTCGACTGCATGGGGGCGCTGCGCGAGGCGCGCATCGCCGAGACCCGGCACCTGTTCGCGGAGACCCTCGACCACTACGCCACGCTGCTGCGCGAGCGGGCCGAGCGCGACCGCCGCTTCCGGGCGGACCGCTGGGGCGAGAGCGGGCAGTGAGACCGCGCGCGCCGCGGCCGGCTCAGACCGGGCCGTCGCGCGCCACCGCGCGTTCGTAGAGCGCATCCAGGCGCGCGATCGTGTGCTCGTGCACGGCATCGACCGTGCCGCGCGGCACCGACACATCCACGATCCGCGCGAACGGATGGCGCCCGAACAGGATGCGGGTGGCATGGTCGCGATCGACCGCGAAGGCCTGCCAGCCGTCGAAAACGTCGACCGCCGGCAGGATGACGTGATTGGCCGGCGGCGGCTCGCCGGGCGCCGCCTGCACATCGGCCACCGCCGCGCCGGGACCGAACAGCGCGCCGCTGATCCGGCCGAACGCCTCGTCCGCCGGAATCGCGGCGAGCCGCGGGTTCCGCCGCCCGTCCGGGTCGGCGCGGGCGTATTTGGTCGCCTCCTGCAACTGGAACAGCACGTCGCGCAGCGCGGTCGTCGCGAACGCATCGCCGACCGGTGCCGCCGATCCAGCAGCAGAAGCGTCCGAACAGCCAGGCGCCGCCGGGCGCGGCGGCCAGGCCGAAACCGAATGCGAAGTGCCGGCTGTCGCCGATGGTCTCGAACATGGCCTGCCCGAACCGCCGTCGCGCCGCGCGGGGGCGCGACCGGGTTGACCTGGATCAGCGCCACGCTGCGGCGAAACCGCGATGGTGTACACGACAATCTGTCTCGGGCGCGGGAGGGTGCGATGGCGACTCGGCGGGCGGTCGGCCGGCTGGCGGGAATCCTGGGCGGTCTGGCGGCAGCCGGCTGCGCCGGTCCGGCGGCGGCGCCGCCGGAGGCGGTGCCCTTCGTTGCCGGGCAGGTGGTGGAAGTGGTGACGCCCGCCGTCGCCGCGGTGCCCGCCGGCCAGTGCGCGATGGCCGACCAGACGGCATGGGTGTCGGCCGAGGCGCCGGTGCTGCTGCAGTCCGAACGAAGCCTGGGCCCGAACAAGGAGACGATGGCCTGCGAGCTGGCGTGGCGCGACGTCGAGCGGCAGGGCGTGCGCACCTGCGCCGCGCGATACGACGCGGCCGGCTTCTACCGCAACGGCCGGCTGGCGCCGCTGCGGCATTCCTGGCTCGACTGCGCCTGCCAGGAGGGATCGCAGCGCACCGTCTGCGTCGTCAGCGTCACCGCGACCTGCCGCTACGAGGTGCTGCGGGTGCAGCCGGCCGAGGTGTGCGGCTAGATCCGGGTCTTTGACAGGTCGTCCAGCCGGGCCGACCCGCCGCGGTCCGCCGGCCGGACGATGCCGTCGGATTGCAGTTGTCGTGCTTTGACAAAGCCGTCAGTGTCGCATCCATCGGCAGGATGCTCACGTTCGGCGGAGTCAATCGCCCGCCCATTCTTTCGCTCTACCGGTCTCGGCACCCTGATTTGCTGACCAGTGCGGTTTGGGAGGACACGGAAGATGGGTTGGGGATTTCTGCCGGCCATATGCCGAGCGCTGGCCGCCTTGGCGTGTGCCGCCCTGCCATGGGCCGCCGCCGGTGCGGTCGAAATGTCGTGCGACGGGCCGCAGCAATGCGCCCAGATGTGCCAGCAGATCGAGGCGCAGCTGAACCAGACCGCCGCCAACGCGACGATCAGTTGCCGGATGTCCGAGATCGGCGCCGCGCCCGCCCAGACCGAAGGCCCCGGGCAGCAGCCCGGCGGCGGCAACCAGGGCCGCGGCGAGCCTTCGGCGCCGCAGGGCACGAGCCACACCAGCTATGCCTGCAACTGCACGGAATCGTCGGGCGGACGCGGCGCCGGCCGCAACCCGGACGGAACGCCGGCGCCGCCCGGCTGGGACGGCGGCCGGTTCGTCGTCGCGCCGTTGCCCTTTCCCGGCGCCCCCGGCTTCGGCGGCTCGCCGGGGTGGAGCTACGAGGCATGCGTCGCGCAGGCGCAACTGGCCTTCCAGCAGGCGCTGTGGTCCTACTGCTTCGGCCCCGGCAGCAACCTGCGGACCAACCTGGAGTTCCGCACCCCGATCTGGAACCAGACGCCGGAGCAGGCGGCCGAAATGGCCCGCGACCAGCTCGAGCAATGCTCCGCCCAGGCCGAACGGGAGCGCGACCAGGCCCTGGCCTATTGCCAGAACCGGTATCAGTGAGGCGCCGCCGCAGCCTCAGGCTGCGGCGCCGCCGCCGAGCGAGCGAGCGGGCGGCGGGCTACTTGGACTTGGACTTGCGCGTCTTCGACGAGGCGCTGTCCTCATAGGCCAGCGGCACGGCGGCCTCGGGCCCGAGCACGCGGAAGGTCAGGCTCTCCTCGATGTAGAGCTGGACCGCGCTGCCGCTGTGGTCGAGATAGCCGATCGACAGGTCGCGGCCGACGCTGAGCTCGAAGTCGCCGCCGCGCAGGCTCATCACCACCGCGCCGTCGATACCCGGCGACCACACCACCGGCCCGTCGAGCAGGCGCTCGACATGCTTGATGATCGGATAGCCGGCCGGCGTCGACGTCTTGGTCAGGCCGGTGTAGCAGCGCGGGCCGAGCGCGATGGCATAGGGCCCCTCGACGCCGGCGTCGCGCAGCGCACCGGTCGCCTCGGCGACCAGCACGGGATATTTCTGGAAATCCTCGCTGATGGTCAGCGGGCCGACGTCGGCGGCGGCGAAGATGCCCTCGATCCCGCCGTCGGCATAGCCGTGGAACACGCTGCGGTCCTCGGCCACCGCGATGGCCAGGGCGGCCTTGCGCACCGGGTCGAGGTCGGGGTCCTTGGCGCCGCGGGCGAGCGCGTCCAGCTCGCTGCGCTTCAGCTCGAACGGCACGCGGAACTCGACCAGCGGCTGGACCACGCGCTGGGCCGCCATCACCCCGTCGGCGGGGTTGCCGCGCAGGGCCTTGGTGCGGCCGAGGTTGACGGCGGAGGTGGACCAGCCGAGCGGGCCGGCGAAGTCGACCAGGCGGCGGGCGGCCAGGGTGCGCCTGAGCGTGGCCTTGGCTTCCTCGTCGATCTCGTCCCAACCCGCGGCGGTGATCGGCGCCAGGCTGCGATGCAGGTCGTCCATCCTTCCTCCCCTTCAGGCTGCCGATGCCGAGCGAGCCGTCGGCCGGCGCGCTGCCGCCGGCGTCCGCGCCGTCGCCGGCCATCGCCGCCTCCTCGACCCCGGTGACCGGGCCGGTTGTCCACAGATAGGTCTTCAGCTCCTCGGCGATCTTCGGCGAACTCCGCCGCAGCCATTCCAGCACCATCGCCGCATGCTCGATCTCCTCGTCCCGGTTGTGGGCGAGGATGGCCTTGAGCTCGGCATCGGCGGTGGCGTCGACGCGCTGCTGGTACCAGTCGACCGCCTCCAGCTCCTCCATCAGCGAGACGATGGCGCGGTGGCGGTCGATGGTCTCGGGCGATAGCTTCGCCGGGTCCTCATGGAGATCGAAACTGCCGGCTCCGGCCATGACCTGTCCTCCTGTCCGATGTGCGCGGTCTTCGCGCGGGCGGGCGCCCGCTTTGATTGGAATCATTCAAATATAGCGCTGCACAAGCCGACGGCGAGTCCCGGCGTGCGTTCCGCGGCAATTTGGGCCAACCGCACGCCCGGACGGGGCCGGGCGGTCAGACGTATTCGACCTTGAGGATCTCGTAGGTGCGGCCGCCGTTGGGCGTGTTGACCTCGATCGAATCGCCGGGGCCGCGGCCGATCAGCGCCCGCGCCAGCGGCGAGGTCACCGAGATCAGGCCCTGCTTCACGTCGGATTCGTGCGCGCCGACGATCTGGTAGGTCGATTCGTCCTCGGTCTCCTCGTCGACCAGGGTCACCGTGGCGCCGAAACGCACGGTCTTGCCGCTCAGCTTGGTCGGGTCGATCACCTCGGCGTGGCCGATCATGCTCTCCAGCTCGACGACCCGGCCCTCGATGAAGCTCTGCCGCTCGCGCGCGGCATGGTATTCGGCATTCTCCGACAGGTCGCCGTGCGAGCGCGCCTCGGAAATGGCGGTAATCACCGCCGGCCGCTCGATCTCCTTGAGCTGCTTCAGTTCGGCGACAAGGCGCTGGTAGCCGCCTTGCGTCATCGGAATCCGTTCCATCATGAGCGATCCAGACAAAAAATTTGTCCGCCGACGTCGCCGGCGGATCGCGTGCTGATCAGTCCATCCAGTTTGACGTTGCAAAATAAGCCTGCAGCGGCCGAACTTCAAGCGCACCCTGCGACAGCGCGGTGATGGCCTGGGCGGCGGCGCGGATGCCGGCGACGGTGGTGTAGTAGGGCAGGTCGTGGGCCAGCGCGGCGCGGCGCAGCGTGCGGCTGTCGTTGAACGCCTGGCCCGATGCTTCCGTGGTGATGAAGATGACCTGGATCTCGCCGTTGATCAGCGCGTCGATCACGTGCGGCTGGCCTTCCAGCACCTTGTTCACGGTCTCCACCTGCAAGCCGGCCCGCTCCAGATAGGCCGCCGTGCCGCGCGACGCCTTGAGCCGGAAGCCGGCCGCGCTCAGCATCCAGGCGAGGTCGATCATCGCCGGCTTGTCGCCGTCCTTGACCGAGAAGAACACCGCGCCCTCGCGCGGCAGGAAGTGGCCGGCGGCGATCTGCGCCTTGGCGAAAGCCTTGCCGAAGGCGGGCGCCATGCCCATCACCTCGCCGGTCGACTTCATCTCCGGCCCCAGGATGGTGTCGACGCCGGGGAAGCGGTTGAACGGGAACACCGATTCCTTGACCGCGATGTGCTTGACGGTGGTGCCGAGCCCGTTGGCGCGCGGTGCGTCGGCGAGGCCGAAGTCGGCCAGCCTGGCGCCGGCCATCAGCCGGGCGGCGATCTTGGCGATCGGCACGCCGGTCGCCTTGGCGACGAACGGCACCGTGCGGCTGGCGCGCGGGTTGACCTCCAGCACATAGACGGTCTCGCCCTGCACCGCGAACTGCACGTTCATCAGCCCGACCACGTTCAGCGCCCGGGCCAGGGCCTTGGCCTGCTCGCCGATGTCGTCGACGATGGCGTCGGTCAGCGAATGCGGCGGCAGCGAGCAGGCGCTGTCGCCGGAATGGATGCCGGCCTCCTCGACGTGCTGCATGATGCCGGCGATGTAGACGGCGCCGGTGCCGTCGGCCAGCGCGTCGACGTCGACCTCGATCGCCTCGCGCAGATAGCGGTCGATCAGCACCGGGTCGTCGCCGGAGACCTTGACCGCCTCCACCATGTAGCGGCGCAGCCCTTCCTCGTTGTAGACGATCTCCATCGCCCGGCCGCCCAGCACGTAGGACGGGCGGATCACCACCGGATAGCCGATCGACTGGGCGATGCGCACGGCGCCCTCGATCGCGGTGGCGGTGCCGTTGGCCGGCTGGCGCAACGCCAGCTTCTGCAGCAGCACCTGGAAGCGCTCGCGGTCCTCGGCCAGGTCGATCATGTCCGGCGTGGTGCCCAGGATCGGCACGCCGGCCGCCTCCAGCGCCCGGGCCAGCTTCAACGGCGTCTGGCCGCCGAACTGCACCACGATGCCGAGCAGCTCGCCGGCCTCGCGTTCCTTGGCGACGATCTCGAGCACGTCCTCGGCGGTCAGCGGCTCGAAATACAGCCGGTCGGCGGTGTCGTAGTCGGTCGACACCGTCTCCGGGTTGCAGTTGACCATGATGGTCTCGAAGCCGGCGGCGCGCAGCGCGTAGACGGCATGGACGCAGCAATAGTCGAACTCGATGCCCTGGCCGATCCGGTTCGGTCCGCCGCCGAGGATGATCACCTTGCGGCGGCCGGTCGGCTGCGCCTCGCATTCCGCCGGCACCAGCCCGTTGCCCTCGTAGGTCGAGTACATGTAGGGCGTGTCGGACGGGAACTCGGCCGCGCAGGTGTCGATGCGCTTGTAGACCGGGCGCAGGCCGGCATCGCGCCGGCGCAGCGCGACGGCATCGACGTCGAGGCCGGCCAGGGTGGCGAGCCGGGCGTCGGAGAAACCGGCCCGCTTCAGCCGCATCAGCGCCTGGGTGTCGGCCGGCAGGCCGTGGTCGCGCACCTGGTCCTCCATCCGCACCAGCTCGCGCAGCTGCTCCAGGAACCAGGGGTCGTAGCGGGTCGCCTGGTGGACCTCGTCGATCGACATGCCGATGCGGAAGGCCTGGGCGACGATGCGGATGCGGTCGGGCGTCGGCTTGCCGAGGGCGGCGCGCACCGCGTCGCGCTCGGGCCAGCCGGCGATGTCGATCTCGTCGAGGCCGGTCAGCCCGGTCTCCAGGCTGCGCAGCGCCTTCTGCAGCGCCTCCTGGAAGCAGCGGCCGACCGCCATCGCCTCGCCGACCGACTTCATCGAGGTGGTCAGCGTGGCGTCGGCGTCGCGGAACTTCTCGAAGGTGAAGCGCGGCACCTTGACCACCACATAGTCGATGGTCGGCTCGAACGAGGCCGGCGTGATGCGGGTGATGTCGTTCTTCAGCTCGTCCAGCGTGTAGCCGACGGCGAGCTTGGCGGCGATCTTGGCGATCGGGAAGCCGGTCGCCTTCGAGGCCAGCGCCGACGAGCGGCTGACCCGCGGGTTCATCTCGATCACCACCAGCCGGCCGTCCTTCGGGTTGACCGCGAACTGGACGTTGGAACCGCCGGTCTCCACCCCGATCTCGCGCAGCACCGCGATCGAGGCGTCGCGCATGATCTGGTATTCCTTGTCGGTCAGCGTCAGCGCCGGCGCGACCGTGATGCTGTCGCCGGTGTGGATGCCCATCGGGTCCACATTCTCGATCGAGCAGATGATGATGGCGTTGTCGGCGCGGTCGCGCACGACCTCCATCTCGAACTCCTTCCAGCCCAGCACCGATTCCTCGATCAGCACGGTGTGGACCGGCGAGGCGCGCAGGCCGGCGACGACGATGCGCTCGAACTCCTCGCGGTTGTAGGCGATGCCGCCGCCCATGCCGCCCAGGGTGAAGGACGGGCGGATGATCGCCGGCAGGCCGGTCAGCTCCACCGCCTCCAGCGCCTCGGCGAAGCTCGCCACCATCCGGCTGCGCGGGCTGGCCAGGCCGATCCGGTCCATCGCCTCGCGGAACAGCTGGCGGTCCTCGGCCTTGGCGATGGCGTCGCGGTTGGCGCCGATCAGCTGGACCCCGTATTTGTCCAGCGTGCCGTCGTCGGCCAGCGCCAGCGCGGTGTTCAGCGCGGTCTGGCCGCCCATGGTCGGCAGCAGTGCGTCCGGCTTCTCGCGGGCGATGATGTCGGCGACGATCGCCGGCTCGATCGGCTCGACATAGGTGGCGTCGGCCAGCTCCGGGTCGGTCATGATGGTGGCCGGGTTGGAGTTGACCAGGATGACGCGGTAGCCCTCCTCGCGCAGCGCCTTGCACGCCTGGGTGCCGGAATAGTCGAACTCGCAGGCCTGGCCGATGACGATCGGCCCGGCGCCGATGATCATGATGGACTGGATGTCGGTGCGTTTCGGCATGGCGCTGACTTGGCTGCGATCAGACTACACTGGCGGGCGGGGACGAAGCACGCGGTGTTACAGCGTCGGCGCCGCGGATGCCAGCGTTATAGCGCAAGTACGCGCATCCGGAACGGCGGATGGAGCCGCCGAGTTCCGGCCGCGATCCCGATGGAGGGGCCCGACCCCCCAATGTCGCCGGTGACGGCGCGACCTGTGCGCGCGGCGGACGCCTCAGTCGTAGAAATAGAACATGTTGGCGTCGAGCGGGACGTTGGTCTCGAAGCTGAGCAGGGCGACCAGCGTCTGCGCGCCCTCCGGGTCGGTCACCACCCACTGGCGCAGGTTCAGCGGGTCGGCGTCGAAGGTGAAGGCGACCGAACCCTCGTCCGGATTGCTTGAATCGACCAGGGTCACGGTGATCAGCCCGCCCTCGCGCTTGAAGTCGGTAACGGTGACGTCGCCCTGCAGCCTGAGGTCGTTGCGAGTGAAGAACTCGACCGTGGTGTCGCTGATCAGCGCGCGGCTGGTCTGGTCCAGCTCCTTGTCGTGATAGTGCACCCAGGTGCCGTCGGCGACGATCAGGATCGGCGAGGGCTCGTCATATTCGAACCGCAGCCGTCCGGGCCGC is a window from the Alphaproteobacteria bacterium genome containing:
- a CDS encoding NAD-dependent epimerase/dehydratase family protein, yielding MAPAPALDIAAIPSPVLITGGAGFIGRYLAEALARAGKAVTVLDDLSCKNSTFDCPQIRRAQARCVEGSVFDEALMAAEVAAHRTVVHFASVVGVEETISRPFDTIDNLRGTMHLARLLTADHVALFASSADVYALHSHMYDRPMREDDLIVLERPEVNRWVYAHVKALEENLIANAAARSVVIRVFNTYGPMMDYPAAKRVIPHFMANIMAGEPMRLSGDGSQQRSFCYVEDTVGGMMLALAEAAQAAPDAAKPFAACYNLGASQPMSMRALAEYMNAAAVRLGLIEAPLPIEADAFTYSQKFDDSWHRVPDIGRARERLGFAPTTAFDVGMERTLAYYRDLARSQAQAAA
- a CDS encoding glycosyltransferase family 2 protein; amino-acid sequence: MRAPRLSIIVLSYNRIEAMRDCLASIRALDYPDVEVVVVDNASTNEAPEMIAREFPEVRLYRAERNLGICEGRNAAVRLTTGEYLWVLDNDITIVDPQAARQLVALLEADPSLGVIGGEAALDARGRVVGTKDLRMTVNGMVRGRMLLDRPAWALARTNMLEGCNMFMRRALFVELGGFDPGCLFHWDDNDFCYRVERRGLKVAVVGRSPVVHHYVGAARKLMPWRNGRSRMYFVLKNYPWWQIAALPLLDLAFLFNPLNPVRFVDKARRLAFGGKSGVVTLDADAEAPRGRPDWAGAARRALAYAETILAGYVYLLPTARAAFAARRSPPDSLAATDMSALHAPAPRPDIDDGAMGWPKVVNG
- a CDS encoding outer membrane lipoprotein carrier protein LolA, with amino-acid sequence MAGAARRLGTWTISAAKAACAAAALGLAAWIAPAAAQSQQEDIQRIETYLNSIGSMEARFLQVDPAGNSVQGTLFILRPGRLRFEYDEPSPILIVADGTWVHYHDKELDQTSRALISDTTVEFFTRNDLRLQGDVTVTDFKREGGLITVTLVDSSNPDEGSVAFTFDADPLNLRQWVVTDPEGAQTLVALLSFETNVPLDANMFYFYD
- a CDS encoding family 1 encapsulin nanocompartment shell protein, with the protein product MDDLHRSLAPITAAGWDEIDEEAKATLRRTLAARRLVDFAGPLGWSTSAVNLGRTKALRGNPADGVMAAQRVVQPLVEFRVPFELKRSELDALARGAKDPDLDPVRKAALAIAVAEDRSVFHGYADGGIEGIFAAADVGPLTISEDFQKYPVLVAEATGALRDAGVEGPYAIALGPRCYTGLTKTSTPAGYPIIKHVERLLDGPVVWSPGIDGAVVMSLRGGDFELSVGRDLSIGYLDHSGSAVQLYIEESLTFRVLGPEAAVPLAYEDSASSKTRKSKSK
- the carB gene encoding carbamoyl-phosphate synthase large subunit — protein: MPKRTDIQSIMIIGAGPIVIGQACEFDYSGTQACKALREEGYRVILVNSNPATIMTDPELADATYVEPIEPAIVADIIAREKPDALLPTMGGQTALNTALALADDGTLDKYGVQLIGANRDAIAKAEDRQLFREAMDRIGLASPRSRMVASFAEALEAVELTGLPAIIRPSFTLGGMGGGIAYNREEFERIVVAGLRASPVHTVLIEESVLGWKEFEMEVVRDRADNAIIICSIENVDPMGIHTGDSITVAPALTLTDKEYQIMRDASIAVLREIGVETGGSNVQFAVNPKDGRLVVIEMNPRVSRSSALASKATGFPIAKIAAKLAVGYTLDELKNDITRITPASFEPTIDYVVVKVPRFTFEKFRDADATLTTSMKSVGEAMAVGRCFQEALQKALRSLETGLTGLDEIDIAGWPERDAVRAALGKPTPDRIRIVAQAFRIGMSIDEVHQATRYDPWFLEQLRELVRMEDQVRDHGLPADTQALMRLKRAGFSDARLATLAGLDVDAVALRRRDAGLRPVYKRIDTCAAEFPSDTPYMYSTYEGNGLVPAECEAQPTGRRKVIILGGGPNRIGQGIEFDYCCVHAVYALRAAGFETIMVNCNPETVSTDYDTADRLYFEPLTAEDVLEIVAKEREAGELLGIVVQFGGQTPLKLARALEAAGVPILGTTPDMIDLAEDRERFQVLLQKLALRQPANGTATAIEGAVRIAQSIGYPVVIRPSYVLGGRAMEIVYNEEGLRRYMVEAVKVSGDDPVLIDRYLREAIEVDVDALADGTGAVYIAGIMQHVEEAGIHSGDSACSLPPHSLTDAIVDDIGEQAKALARALNVVGLMNVQFAVQGETVYVLEVNPRASRTVPFVAKATGVPIAKIAARLMAGARLADFGLADAPRANGLGTTVKHIAVKESVFPFNRFPGVDTILGPEMKSTGEVMGMAPAFGKAFAKAQIAAGHFLPREGAVFFSVKDGDKPAMIDLAWMLSAAGFRLKASRGTAAYLERAGLQVETVNKVLEGQPHVIDALINGEIQVIFITTEASGQAFNDSRTLRRAALAHDLPYYTTVAGIRAAAQAITALSQGALEVRPLQAYFATSNWMD
- the greA gene encoding transcription elongation factor GreA — encoded protein: MERIPMTQGGYQRLVAELKQLKEIERPAVITAISEARSHGDLSENAEYHAARERQSFIEGRVVELESMIGHAEVIDPTKLSGKTVRFGATVTLVDEETEDESTYQIVGAHESDVKQGLISVTSPLARALIGRGPGDSIEVNTPNGGRTYEILKVEYV